From a region of the Sesamum indicum cultivar Zhongzhi No. 13 linkage group LG3, S_indicum_v1.0, whole genome shotgun sequence genome:
- the LOC105158601 gene encoding actin-related protein 2/3 complex subunit 2B → MACFERASPALREILFKIHGAERPLEIDHHVHEFGSVHFHVQSSASDQPYTYLSISTPLLSQGHPISSELPQHTLEMVRGICPDVVEIVEPSREGYQLTLKINHARIPHSKASTKMITDISSVQAVILSSQLKEILRNVDSYEISCGLYKPIKLIYHPREPFFVIKQPAKITAVFPMRFKEKEDVIIATAFFQELMDVGSSGACTKAPHCIWSPIPPPELRGEPIQDLSTNCGFVSFDITSRHVEGKKLDKTVWNLLNFYAFVKYHVKSTRGFIQRRMRMRLERLVQPLQTAEPEEDQPVKKKAKGCRQVRKWISASKSKILKRKYDFTNKIKRIRSRIKIHGFGRFRRRWLTMPKFSPVTRYIKLE, encoded by the exons ATGGCATGCTTTGAGAGGGCATCACCAGCATTGAGGGAAATTCTCTTCAAGATACACGGAGCTGAGAGGCCATTGGAGATAGATCATCATGTGCATGAGTTTGGGTCTGTCCACTTCCATGTTCAG AGTTCAGCGTCGGATCAACCCTACACGTACTTATCAATATCAACACCTCTACTATCCCAAGGACACCCGATCTCATCAGAACTTCCACAACACACGCTAGAGATGGTTAGAGGAATTTGCCCTGATGTCGTGGAAATTGTCGAGCCTTCAAGAGAAGGGTATCAACTAACTTTGAAGATCAACCATGCAAGAATTCCACACAGTAAAG CCTCCACAAAGATGATTACAGACATATCCTCAGTTCAAGCAGTAATACTGAGCTCCCAGCTGAAAGAAATTCTAAGGAATGTTGATTCATACGAAATATCTTGTGGGTTATATAAACCAATCAAACTCATATACCATCCACGGGAACCATTCTTTGTCATCAAACAG CCAGCAAAAATCACGGCAGTATTTCCAATGCGCTTCAAGGAAAAGGAAGATGTGATTATCGCTACAGCCTTTTTTCAG GAACTCATGGATGTCGGAAGCTCAGGAGCATGCACCAAGGCTCCTCATTGCATATGGTCCCCTATTCCGCCTCCAGAATTAAGAGGAGAGCCCATTCAAGACCTTAGCACCAACTGTGGATTCGTCTCCTTTG ATATTACTTCCCGTCATGTGGAAGGCAAGAAACTAGACAAGACGGTGTGGAACTTACTGAACTTCTACGCATTTGTGAAGTACCATGTGAAG AGTACGAGGGGTTTTATACAGAGAAGGATGAGAATGCGTCTTGAACGGTTGGTTCAG CCCTTACAGACAGCAGAACCAGAAGAAGATCAACCGGTTAAAAAGAAAGCTAAAG GATGTCGACAAGTGAGAAAGTGGATAAGTGCCTCAAAGTCAAAAATCCTTAAAAGGAAGTATGACTTcaccaataaaattaagagGATTCGTTCCAGAATCAAAATACATGGCTTCGGCCGTTTTCGGAGACGGTGGCTGACAATGCCCAAGTTTTCTCCAGTGACAAGGTACATAAAGCTGGAGTAA